From the genome of Canis lupus familiaris isolate Mischka breed German Shepherd chromosome 8, alternate assembly UU_Cfam_GSD_1.0, whole genome shotgun sequence, one region includes:
- the CHURC1 gene encoding protein Churchill isoform X1: MCGGCVEKEYPNRGNICLENGSFLLNFTGCAVCSKRDFMLITNKSLKEEDGEEIVTYDHLCKNCHHIIARHEYTFSIMDEFQEYTMLCLLCGKAEDTISILPDDPRQMTLLF; encoded by the exons ATGTGTGGGGGCTGTGTGGAGAAGGAGTATCCCAACCGG gGTAACATCTGCCTGGAGAATGGCTCTTTCTTGCTGAACTTTACAGGCTGTGCAGTGTGCAGTAAGCGGGATTTTATGCTGATCACAAACAAATCTTTGAAAGAGGAAGATGGTGAAGAAATAGTTACCTATGATC ATCTGTGTAAGAATTGTCATCACATAATAGCCAGGCATGAGTACACATTCAGTATCATGGATGAATTTCag GAGTACACCATGCTATGTCTGTTATGTGGCAAAGCTGAAGATACTATCAGTATCCTCCCTGATGACCCTCGACAAATGACATTGTTATTCTAA
- the CHURC1 gene encoding protein Churchill isoform X2, which yields MCGGCVEKEYPNRGNICLENGSFLLNFTGCAVCSKRDFMLITNKSLKEEDGEEIVTYDHLCKNCHHIIARHEYTFSIMDEFQEREVEKGQREREKES from the exons ATGTGTGGGGGCTGTGTGGAGAAGGAGTATCCCAACCGG gGTAACATCTGCCTGGAGAATGGCTCTTTCTTGCTGAACTTTACAGGCTGTGCAGTGTGCAGTAAGCGGGATTTTATGCTGATCACAAACAAATCTTTGAAAGAGGAAGATGGTGAAGAAATAGTTACCTATGATC ATCTGTGTAAGAATTGTCATCACATAATAGCCAGGCATGAGTACACATTCAGTATCATGGATGAATTTCag gagaGGGAAgttgagaaggggcagagggagagagagaaagagtcctaa